One segment of Streptomyces sp. NBC_00576 DNA contains the following:
- a CDS encoding N-acetyltransferase, producing the protein MTWLPRDFAHPLHVEVPGGYHLRPIRGTDAALDYPTVMGSRERLWSIFGEAWGWPAATITYEANLADLERHAAEVDAHESFNYVLLNDDETVELGCVYIDPPEKAGADAEVSWWVVDSAVGSEVERALDALVPQWIAADWPFVKPRFIGRDLSWAEWLRLPDASA; encoded by the coding sequence ATGACCTGGCTCCCCCGCGACTTCGCCCACCCGCTGCACGTCGAGGTACCCGGCGGGTATCACCTGCGGCCGATTCGCGGGACCGACGCCGCGCTCGACTACCCGACCGTCATGGGCTCGCGCGAGCGGCTGTGGAGCATCTTCGGGGAGGCCTGGGGGTGGCCGGCCGCCACCATCACGTACGAGGCCAATCTCGCCGATCTGGAGCGGCACGCCGCTGAGGTCGACGCCCACGAGTCGTTCAACTACGTGCTGCTCAATGACGACGAGACCGTCGAACTCGGGTGCGTCTACATCGATCCGCCCGAGAAGGCCGGCGCCGATGCCGAGGTCTCCTGGTGGGTGGTGGACAGCGCCGTCGGGAGCGAGGTGGAGCGGGCTCTCGACGCCCTCGTACCGCAGTGGATCGCCGCCGACTGGCCCTTCGTGAAGCCTCGCTTCATCGGGCGGGATCTGTCCTGGGCGGAGTGGCTGCGGCTGCCCGACGCGTCCGCATAG
- a CDS encoding S1 family peptidase — protein sequence MKKLITALKRTAAAGAAALAIISLQPLSSAQAAPAPVVGGTRAAQGEFPFMVRLSMGCGGALYTQQIVLTAAHCVNGSGANTSITATAGVVDLQSTTGRVQVRSTRVLQAPGYNGTGKDWALIKLAQPINLPTLKIATTTQYNTGDFTVAGWGAAREGGAQQRYMLKATVPFISDATCKAYGGLYSGLVAGEEICAGFAAGGVDTCQGDSGGPMFRKDNAGAFVQVGIVSWGDGCAQRNAPGVYSEVSTFASAIASAASTL from the coding sequence TTGAAGAAGCTCATCACCGCGCTCAAGAGAACCGCGGCCGCCGGCGCCGCAGCGCTCGCGATCATCAGCCTTCAGCCGCTCTCCTCCGCGCAGGCCGCCCCGGCGCCCGTCGTCGGCGGAACCCGTGCCGCGCAGGGCGAGTTCCCGTTCATGGTCCGGCTCTCCATGGGCTGTGGCGGTGCGCTCTACACGCAGCAGATCGTGCTCACCGCCGCGCACTGTGTGAACGGCTCGGGTGCCAACACCAGCATCACGGCCACCGCCGGTGTCGTGGACCTCCAGTCCACCACCGGCCGCGTCCAGGTCCGGTCCACCCGGGTCCTCCAGGCCCCCGGCTACAACGGCACAGGCAAGGACTGGGCGCTCATCAAGCTCGCCCAGCCGATCAACCTGCCGACGCTGAAGATCGCCACCACCACGCAGTACAACACCGGTGACTTCACCGTCGCGGGCTGGGGCGCGGCCCGTGAGGGCGGTGCTCAGCAGCGCTACATGCTCAAGGCCACGGTGCCGTTCATCAGCGACGCCACCTGTAAGGCGTACGGCGGTCTCTACAGCGGCCTCGTCGCCGGCGAGGAGATCTGCGCCGGCTTCGCGGCGGGCGGCGTCGACACCTGCCAGGGTGACTCCGGCGGCCCGATGTTCCGCAAGGACAACGCCGGTGCGTTCGTCCAGGTCGGCATCGTCAGCTGGGGCGACGGCTGCGCCCAGCGCAACGCTCCCGGCGTCTACTCCGAGGTCTCGACCTTCGCCTCGGCCATCGCCTCGGCGGCGTCGACTCTCTGA